A window of the Acidimicrobiales bacterium genome harbors these coding sequences:
- a CDS encoding DUF6676 family protein, translating into MSCLRSRVPLVLMGLLVTLGSFVAGPAGAEAPVDVIDGATDNVYIAPGREFDAADFATVIDTARSRGVDMFIAAPDDPEPDASAYALRLRQLGEFDVTLVYGPDGEVRGSVSDDYFDGFARAQKAAAAATDPTQAANAFFGELMEEPPGGLPDIVRDVARWVMILAVVVALASAAEMALRARRRSEPLDAETAA; encoded by the coding sequence ATGTCGTGTCTGCGATCGCGAGTGCCGCTCGTCCTGATGGGGTTGTTGGTGACCCTGGGCTCGTTCGTTGCTGGCCCAGCTGGTGCCGAGGCACCGGTCGACGTGATCGACGGCGCCACCGACAACGTCTACATCGCACCGGGGCGTGAGTTCGACGCCGCCGACTTCGCCACAGTGATCGATACCGCTCGGAGCCGCGGCGTCGACATGTTCATCGCCGCGCCGGACGACCCCGAACCCGACGCCTCGGCCTATGCACTGCGGCTCCGCCAGCTCGGGGAATTCGATGTCACGCTCGTCTACGGTCCCGACGGCGAGGTCCGAGGCTCGGTCTCCGACGACTACTTCGACGGTTTCGCCCGGGCGCAGAAGGCGGCGGCCGCGGCCACCGACCCCACGCAGGCGGCCAATGCGTTCTTCGGCGAATTGATGGAGGAGCCGCCGGGCGGACTGCCCGACATCGTGCGAGACGTCGCTCGGTGGGTGATGATCCTCGCCGTGGTCGTGGCGTTGGCCAGTGCCGCCGAGATGGCGCTGCGGGCCCGTCGGCGTTCCGAACCGCTCGACGCCGAGACCGCCGCTTGA
- a CDS encoding OmpA family protein encodes MGRLAIALFLAAFAFGPLPQSDAVRARLARAGLVSSGVVGSEAPTTTTTLPPVEVADLNNLLTSSGYPDVDATEVDRVVTLRGIVPDVASRQLVVRLVREVPGVAEVIDETVVASPGSTGDVTISGTTSGVTLAGSVPDEETASLLLDAVGSVYVADQIAGAVTVDNEVAAPAEVVVTLESTRSELAERLGDALDTIDPALASIDLRFRQLEIPRLEEDLAELLAAEPIEFAVGSSQIEDASQATLDAVTALLEASPTAIVEVGGHTDDTGSDAANRQLSLERAEAVVDALLDRGVAATLEPVGYGETRPRIVPADTDAARAANRRIEFILIEP; translated from the coding sequence ATGGGTCGTCTTGCCATCGCCCTGTTCCTGGCGGCCTTTGCGTTCGGTCCACTGCCACAGTCCGACGCCGTTCGCGCCCGTCTTGCTCGAGCCGGCTTGGTGTCTTCCGGTGTCGTCGGCAGCGAAGCGCCGACCACCACCACGACGCTTCCGCCCGTCGAAGTCGCTGACCTGAACAACCTTCTGACGTCGTCCGGGTACCCAGACGTCGACGCCACCGAGGTCGATCGGGTCGTCACGCTCCGAGGCATCGTCCCTGACGTGGCCTCGCGCCAGCTGGTCGTGCGGCTCGTCCGCGAGGTGCCCGGCGTCGCCGAGGTGATCGACGAAACGGTCGTCGCTTCGCCTGGCTCCACCGGCGACGTCACGATCAGCGGGACGACCAGTGGTGTCACCCTGGCCGGCTCGGTCCCCGATGAGGAGACCGCATCCCTGCTGCTCGACGCCGTTGGATCGGTCTACGTCGCCGATCAGATCGCCGGAGCAGTGACGGTCGACAACGAGGTCGCAGCCCCGGCCGAGGTGGTGGTGACCCTCGAGTCGACCCGGTCAGAACTCGCCGAACGGCTCGGTGACGCACTCGACACCATCGATCCGGCGTTGGCGAGCATCGACCTCCGGTTCCGCCAACTCGAGATCCCGCGCCTCGAAGAAGATCTCGCCGAGCTGCTGGCCGCCGAGCCGATCGAGTTCGCCGTGGGCTCGAGCCAGATCGAGGATGCGTCGCAAGCCACGCTCGATGCGGTGACAGCACTTCTCGAGGCATCACCCACGGCAATCGTCGAGGTCGGCGGCCACACCGATGACACCGGATCCGATGCGGCCAACCGCCAACTCAGTCTCGAACGGGCCGAGGCCGTCGTGGACGCGCTCCTCGATCGAGGCGTCGCCGCCACCCTGGAGCCCGTTGGTTACGGCGAGACCCGACCCCGCATCGTTCCCGCCGATACCGACGCCGCCCGCGCCGCCAATCGCCGCATCGAGTTCATCCTCATCGAGCCCTGA
- a CDS encoding TetR-like C-terminal domain-containing protein — protein MAPPARLTPTLVTLAAIELVDTRGFDSLTLSAVAEDLDVATSALYTHCRGLDGLRHLVAIAATNNLTATVRNAAIGTAGSNALNAIGLAYRTFALAHPGQFASTLRPPESDDDDLADANASLLDVFTLVYAATGLTSQDSLLAARSIRSAIHGFLALEHCSGTTEEHPIEFQYLLDALQRGLSA, from the coding sequence ATGGCACCGCCCGCCCGCCTCACACCGACCCTCGTCACGCTCGCCGCCATCGAGCTCGTCGACACGCGAGGGTTCGACAGCCTCACGCTCTCGGCGGTTGCCGAGGACCTCGACGTTGCGACCTCGGCGCTCTACACCCACTGCCGTGGCCTCGACGGGCTGCGCCATCTCGTGGCGATCGCGGCGACCAACAACCTCACGGCCACCGTGCGCAACGCGGCGATCGGTACGGCCGGCAGCAACGCACTGAATGCGATTGGCCTCGCCTATCGCACCTTCGCCCTCGCGCATCCCGGCCAATTCGCCTCGACGCTTCGTCCACCCGAGTCCGACGACGACGACCTCGCCGACGCCAACGCGTCCTTGCTCGATGTCTTCACCCTCGTCTATGCCGCCACCGGATTGACGTCACAGGATTCGCTCCTGGCGGCACGCAGCATCCGCAGTGCGATCCATGGTTTCCTGGCACTCGAGCATTGTTCGGGAACGACCGAGGAACACCCCATCGAATTCCAGTACCTGCTCGACGCCTTGCAGCGCGGCCTGTCGGCCTGA
- a CDS encoding Hsp20/alpha crystallin family protein, whose translation MLLMQNDPFRDLDLFFRDTKGGRQVPMDAYRRGDDVWVHVDLPGVGKDSIDIDVERSVLTITATRNWRREEGDQVYMNERTQGTVRRQVHLGDSLDVEGIEADFSDGVLTLRIPVSAKAKPKKISIGSGTQPAIDVESTPA comes from the coding sequence ATGTTGTTGATGCAGAACGATCCCTTCCGCGATCTCGACCTCTTCTTCCGTGACACCAAGGGCGGTCGCCAGGTTCCGATGGACGCCTACCGCCGCGGCGACGACGTCTGGGTTCACGTCGACCTTCCCGGTGTCGGCAAGGATTCGATCGACATCGATGTCGAGCGCAGCGTCCTGACCATCACCGCCACCAGGAACTGGCGCCGCGAAGAGGGCGACCAGGTCTACATGAACGAGCGCACCCAGGGCACGGTGCGCCGCCAGGTCCACCTGGGTGACAGCCTCGATGTCGAAGGCATCGAAGCCGACTTCTCCGATGGTGTTCTCACGCTCAGGATTCCGGTCTCGGCGAAGGCCAAACCCAAGAAGATCTCGATCGGCTCGGGCACCCAGCCCGCCATCGATGTCGAGTCCACACCGGCCTGA
- a CDS encoding class I SAM-dependent methyltransferase: MTTPPSMPVMDQAFWDQRYAAADQIWSGNPNPHLVADASNLAPGRALDVGAGEGADAIWLAEQGWTVTAVDISPVALDRGRLEAERRGDTIANRITWVQLDVLSAPLPEGPFDLISLQFMHFGPEQRTPLFERCIAAVAPGGTLLIVAHHPSDLKTSVRRPKVPEFFYTAEEIAGLLGDGWSVVDAAARPREATDPEGVVVTIHDTVLLARRKG, from the coding sequence ATGACCACGCCGCCGTCGATGCCCGTGATGGACCAAGCATTCTGGGACCAGCGCTATGCCGCCGCCGACCAGATCTGGAGTGGCAACCCCAATCCGCATCTGGTGGCCGACGCGAGCAACCTGGCTCCTGGTCGAGCGCTCGACGTGGGTGCCGGCGAGGGGGCCGACGCCATCTGGCTGGCCGAACAAGGCTGGACCGTCACCGCCGTCGACATCTCGCCGGTCGCCCTCGACCGTGGTCGGCTCGAGGCTGAACGGCGTGGCGACACCATCGCCAACCGCATCACCTGGGTGCAGCTCGACGTGCTGTCCGCGCCGCTGCCCGAGGGCCCGTTCGACCTGATCTCTCTCCAGTTCATGCACTTCGGCCCGGAGCAACGCACTCCACTATTCGAGCGATGCATCGCCGCCGTGGCCCCCGGCGGCACCTTGCTGATCGTGGCCCATCACCCGTCCGACCTGAAAACGAGCGTGCGGCGGCCCAAGGTGCCCGAGTTCTTCTACACCGCCGAAGAGATCGCGGGGCTGCTGGGCGACGGTTGGAGCGTCGTCGACGCTGCGGCCCGTCCACGCGAGGCCACCGACCCCGAGGGTGTGGTCGTCACGATTCACGACACGGTGCTGCTCGCGCGCCGCAAGGGCTGA